The Kribbella sp. HUAS MG21 genome includes the window TTGGTCTGGGTGGATGGGGCCGCGACTGGGCGACGACCGTCGTACCCGCTGTCCCCGAGGTCACGCCGGTCGGCTACGTCGACACCGCGCCGGAATCGCTGCGCGCACTCGTCGATGTCGCCGGCGATGCCCGGTGTTTCGCGGACTTCGACGAGGCCGTCCTCGCGACCAGGCCCGACGCCGTGCTGGTGACTGCGAATCTGGCCGGGCATGTGCCGGCGGCTCGGGCGGCGGTCGAGGCAGGGCTGCCGGTTCTGGTCGAGAAGCCGTTGGCGCCTTCGATGGACGAGGCGCGGGCGCTGGTCGACTTCGCCGCTCAGAAGGGGGTGACGGTGATGGTCAGCCAGAACTATCGCTTCCAGCCCGCCGTGCACGCCGTACGGCGGATCGTCCGGGAAGGTGCGCTCGGCGCGCTGCATTCGGTGAGCATCGACTTCCGGCGGACGACGCCGAAGGGTCCGCCGGCACCCGGTCGGCCCGTGCTGACCGATCCGCTGCTCGGTGACATGGCGATCCATCACTTCGACCTGATCCGGGCCGTCACCGGCGTCGAGGCGCGCGAAGTGGTCTGCCGGACGTGGCAGCCGGACGGCTTCCGGTACGGCGGACCACCCGCCGCGGCCGCCCTGATCACGCTGACCGACGGCGTGGTGGTGAGCTACCGCGGCAGCTGGGTGAGTTCGGGAGCAACGACTGCCTGGGGAGGGGAGTGGCGGATGGAGTTCGACGGCGGCGAGGTCTGGTGGACCAGCCGCCCGGACGGCTCCGAGCCGGGCGTGACCGAGGCGGTCCGGATCAGGTTCGCCGGAGGCGACGAGAGCTCGCTGACGTTGCCCACCATGCCGCGCACGGACCGCGCCGGCAGCCTGACCGCCTTCGAAACCGCCGTCCGCGAAGGCCGCCGGCCCGAGACCTCCGCGGCCGACAACCTCGGCAGCCTCGCCATCACGTACGCCGCCATCACCTCGGGCCGAACCGGCGTACCCGTCGCTCCGTGGGCTACTTCAGCCAGTCGGTGACTGTCTGGACGAACTGGGTTCTGCCTTTGTCCGGGCGGTCGAGGTGGACGTAGTGGGTGGCGCCGGGGAGGGTTATCGTGCTGACCTGCCTGGCGGCGGTGAGGTCCGCGGCCAGGGAGGTGAGGTCCGACGGGCGGGACCAGAAGTCGTACTCGCCGCGCAGGACCAGTGTGCGAGCGCGGATCTGGTGGGCGTTCCAGAGTTGGGTGCCGTTGGCAAGTTTGTGGCTGTCGAGCATCGCGCCGGTCGGGGCGCGGAAGCTCGGCGGTTCGCGGTCGGCGGAGGTCGGGTCGCTGGCGAGTGCTGCCTCCGTGTAGGCCTGGGCGACGCGCGGGTCGCGCCACTCGGTCTTGTCCTCGACCGGGATGCTCGAGTCCCAGGACGGTAGCAGTTGGGCCGCGGTGTTCAGCCGGTACGCCGCGGTGGGTGCTGGCGTCTGGAACAGCGGATGGCCGGTCGTGGCGCCGTACAGGCTGCTGTGCACCACGAGGTTCGCCACCCGGTGCGGGTACTTGCTCGCGTACCAGGCCGCCCAGTGCCCGCCGGTCGCCCAGCCCACGAGGTCGACGCGTCCGGCGCGCAACCATCGGACGACCGAGTCGATGTCCTTGACG containing:
- a CDS encoding alpha/beta fold hydrolase, giving the protein MFTSLLVALLTVLPVSVPDRVERTDWDVPGGAGTLHVREVRLESAKRARPVILLHGARVPGVASFDLPVPGGSLAEDLARQGHRVIVLDATGYGASTRPAAMSEPPEANAPLVTGEQVVKDIDSVVRWLRAGRVDLVGWATGGHWAAWYASKYPHRVANLVVHSSLYGATTGHPLFQTPAPTAAYRLNTAAQLLPSWDSSIPVEDKTEWRDPRVAQAYTEAALASDPTSADREPPSFRAPTGAMLDSHKLANGTQLWNAHQIRARTLVLRGEYDFWSRPSDLTSLAADLTAARQVSTITLPGATHYVHLDRPDKGRTQFVQTVTDWLK
- a CDS encoding Gfo/Idh/MocA family oxidoreductase, which gives rise to MRLLQVGLGGWGRDWATTVVPAVPEVTPVGYVDTAPESLRALVDVAGDARCFADFDEAVLATRPDAVLVTANLAGHVPAARAAVEAGLPVLVEKPLAPSMDEARALVDFAAQKGVTVMVSQNYRFQPAVHAVRRIVREGALGALHSVSIDFRRTTPKGPPAPGRPVLTDPLLGDMAIHHFDLIRAVTGVEAREVVCRTWQPDGFRYGGPPAAAALITLTDGVVVSYRGSWVSSGATTAWGGEWRMEFDGGEVWWTSRPDGSEPGVTEAVRIRFAGGDESSLTLPTMPRTDRAGSLTAFETAVREGRRPETSAADNLGSLAITYAAITSGRTGVPVAPWATSASR